The genome window CGACGgcgacagaaagagaaagagatggaaTTGGCGCAAGCAGCTCTTATCACGTCTTTCCTGAAGGAAGAAGGAATTGAGAGTCCCCGTTCCTGCAGGCCCCTCAGTGAATGTGAGTACAATCTAAGGTCCTCATCAGAAGTGCAGCCTCTCCTACTCCACTCACAAGATGGACATGGACTGCTCCATTCTACTCCATCTATGCATGTAATGCCACCAGTCTCCAGTATAGTCAGAAGTCCACCTGTCTCGACCAGTCTTACATCAGTCCTGCCCGCTCCACAAGTGAGTGCTTATACTACTACTAGTGTACTCTCTCAGCCACAGCCTACGTATCTTACTATGATTCCTCCTCCAGCAATCATCAACCCAGCTTCGCAGTCGGCTCCCAGATCAGCCGTGAGTGCCGTTACCTCATGTTCTCCGCCACTGTCAGTAGGACAGTATATGGCCCCACTTCGCCAGCCACACATGGTCTATAGTCAAGCCCAGGTCCAATATGTGCCTCCACCTGGTACACCTCTACAGCCAGTGCTATCAGCTGCTAACACGCTGTCCTATCCTTACAGCGCCATGCCACCTTCTCCACGACAGGGCACAGCGCCTTTAGATTACAGGACAACGCCGGGTACAGACCTCATGGAGCTCCTAGTTGCCACATCTTATGGCCTTCCTAGACCTACTCTACCTCACTTCACCTCAGGTAAAGAGTCAGACTTTGCCCTGCTTAAGATGGCTTTGGATAATCTGCTCAACACACATGCTCACCTCACAGAGCAGTTTAAATATCAAGTCCTCCTCGATCACTTGAAACTGCCAAGCGCCTACAAGCTAGCCCAAGCTTACATGTACCATCCAAAGCCATACACCTCGGCCCTCCAGGCTCTCCAAGATAAATATGGGCAACCGCGTCAGCTCGTGCAGAGTGAACTGGGTGCCATCTTAAACTCACCTCACGTAAGATCTGGAGATCCAGAGGCATTTGACAACTTTGCCCTCTCAGTACAAGGTCTAGTTGGCATGCTCCGCTCCCTCGAGGGTGAGAATGGCTATGAACTGCGATGTGGCTCCCACGTCGACAGGCTGCTAAGCAAACTGCCTACTAGCTATCGAGATGCGTTTGTGGAGTACAGCATAAACCGAGGCATCCTGAGGACCGGCACAGATCAGACCTACACGCTTGAAGACTTCTCAGTTTGGCTTCAGTTAAAGTCACAAGCAAAGCGCATTTCATCTCGAGCAGCTCTGATGTTCCAAGACCAGCCTAAGCCAGTTAAGGGCAAAAAGAAATCCCAGGGTCCTTCATCCAACGTGTTTTACAGCACTGAGAGTCAAGCTAAGGTAGCCCCTCCAGATCCTGCTCGCAGCACAAAGTCACCCAAAGGTAAACCCAGTGTGAAGCCTTACTGCCCGTACTGCGACGCCCGTGAACATTACCTCAGCTTATGCCCCAAATTCAAAATGCTCACTCCATCAGAGATTTCCGCCTGGATCAAAGACAGAGGCTGTTGGAGGTGTGGTAGGAACCATAAACCTGAGGCATGTACTCTCAAGAAGCCTTGTCAAGTGTGCAAACAGCAACACCTGACCGTGCTCCACGAAGTGTGTTCCCAAGAGGCTAAGAAAGTGTTAATGGTCAGTGCTGCTCCCGACACCATATACGTTGACCGTCCTAGTCGTCCGCAGAGAGTCATGTTGAAGCTAGTTAAGGTGCGCCTGTACAATGCCGAGCACACTCTGGAAGGTTTCGCTATTCTGGACGATGGATCGGAGAGAACCCTCATCCTTCCCTCAGCAGCCCAGCATCTCCATTTAGCTAAAGAGCCTGAAAGCTTGCCTTTACGTACTGTCCGCCATGAGGTGATCCGTCTACAAGGAGCCGCTGTCTCGTTCGACATCTCCCCAGCTCATTCTCCCAAACAAAGATACCACATCTTTCATGCCTTCACCGCTAGTGAGCTGAGTCTGTCTGAGCATAGCTATCCTGTCAAGTCACTCATGCGCAGATACTCCCACCTGCAAGGTCTTCCCCTGCCGAAGGTTGACAAGGTCCAGCCGCTTCTGTTGATAGGCTCTGACTTTCCACATCTGCTGCTTCCCAAACAACCGGTCCGAGCAGGTCCTCCTGGGAGTCCTGTAGCTGTGCATACTGCTCTTGGTTGGACATTGCAAGGCCCCGCCAACCTTAACCTCATTGGTGAGCGCACTCACTGCTACTTCACCATGTCTACTAACTCAGAGCTGCAACGGCACGTTGAACGACTGTGGGAAGTTGACATAACCCCGTATGCCAAAGCCAAGACTGTGATCCGCTCCAAAGAAGATCAGCAGGCCCTAGAACTGCTGGAACAGCGCACAGTCAAGGCAGAGGTGGATGGAGTAACAAGGTATGCTACTCCACTACTGAGGCGCAAAGCAAGCCTCACGCTCTGGGCTCCAAAGCACACATTGCTCCCACAGCTACGGAGCACAGAACGCCGTCTAGCCAAAGACACTGCTCTAGCTAACACCTACTGTAAAGAAATACAGAAACTTGAACAGTTGGGCTACGCCAAACCTCTACCTCCTGACACAGTAGACAGCTCCACAGAGTCCTGGTATCTGCCGCACCACGTTGTCCACCACAACGGTAAGGCGAGGATTGTTTACAACTGTTCTTACCAGCACAACGGTCAAAGTCTCAACAGCCAACTGTTGCCCGGTCCGACCTTAGGTCCTACTCTCCTCGGTGTACTTCTTCGTTTTCGAGAACACAGTGTGGCTATCAGTGGTGACATCAAAGCGATGTTTCATCAAGTTCGCCTGCTACCAGAAGACAAGCCCCTTCTCCGTTTTCTCTGGAGAGGTATGAAGAGGGAGGATGAACCAACGGTGTATGAGTGGCAGGTTTTGCCATTCGGGACGACATGTAGTCCCTGCTGTGCCACATACGCCCTGCAGCGGCATGTGAAGGATAACAGCAGCGGTTATGAGGACATCCTACACCTTGTGGAGACTGCCTTCTACGTCGACAACTGTTTGACCAGTGTCACGAACGCTGATGAAGCCAAGACCATTATCAACCGGATGCGTAAACTGCTCTCAGCTGGAGGCTTTGACATCAGGCAGTGGGCCAGTAACATCCCCACCGTTGTTGAGCATCTTCCATTGGAAGCGAAAGCAGCAAGCACCGAGTTGTGGCTCTCTCAGTCTCGACAAGATCCCGAAGAGCCAGCCTTAGGCCTTCGCTGGAACTGCCTTACCGATCGCCTTGGGTACCGCCACAGACCAGTAGAATATTCACAGCCAACTCTGAGGAACGTCTACAAGGTGATGGCAACACAATATGATCCCCTCGGATACCTAATTCCATTCACCACACGAGCGAAGATCCTGATTCAAGACCTGTGGAGAGTGGGAGTTGGCTGGGATGAACTGATCAGACCAGAGGCTCTGCTGGATATCTGGACACAATGGGAGAGTGAACTAATCCATCTTCCTCAAGTGGAAATCCCCCGATGCTATGTCCCATCAGTAGCAGACACTGGGGCACCCAGACGAGAGGCACACATCTTCTGCGACGCCTCTGAAAGAGCCTACGGGGCCGTTGCTTACCTCCGCACCCAAGAGAATCAAGGTGAAGTCCACATTGCATTTGTGATGGCTCGGTCACGAGTGAGCCCTCGCAAACAACTATCCATGCCACGCCTCGAACTGTGTGCTGCTTTAGCCGGAGCCCAGCTGGCTAAAGTCATTATGACAGAACTGTCACTCCCTTCCCAGCAAGTCACTCTCTGGACTGACGCGATGACAGTTTTAACGTGGCTCAATTCCGACTCGTGTCGCTACAAGGTCTTTGTAGGAACTAGAGTCGCAGAAATTCAAGAGCTCACTGAAAACTCGACCTGGCGGTATGTCCGCACCACTGACAATCCAGCCGATGACCTTACTCGCGGCAAACCCCTGCTCGAACTCAGCCAGCCGAACCGGTGGAGCCAAGGTCCACCATTCCTCCTACAACATCCAGACTCCTGGCCAGTGCTTCCGTTAATAGAAGCCCAAGAAGCTGACGAGGAAGAACTTCGGAAAACATTGTTCTGTGGAGCCACCACTTGCTTTCCGACCACGACACTCCAGTCTGATATAGACAACTGGGACAGTCTTCTCAAGGCTACCCATGAGAGCCTTCACGGGGCGGCTGATGACCAGAGCAGCCCCACCATGACAGCAGCTGATGTCCAAACAGCAGAGCTACATGTCCTCAGACAAGCCCAGAGTGAGTCCTTCCCTGAAGAAGTGGAAGCTCTTGCTGCTGGTAAGTCCATCTCGAGACTGAGTCGCCTGCTCATGCTTGCTCCAGAGTATGATGAAGCTGTGGGCCTGGTGAGAGTGGGAGGTAGACTACGCAGAGCAGAAGATCTTGACCCAGATGCGATGCATCCTATCATCCTCGATCCCAAATCTTATGTCACGAAGCTGCTCATTAAGAAATATGATAGTGAACTGCTACATCCAGGTCCCGAGCGGGTTTTCGCCGAGATGAGGAGAAGATATTGGATCCTCCGGGGAAGAGAGTCCATCAAGCATCATCAGCACGCCTGTGTTGAATGTCAGAAATGGCGCGCTACTCCAGTGGTCCCTCGGATGGCAGACTTACCCCCTGCCAGACTCCGCTTATACAAGCCACCTTTCTGGTCGACTGGAGTCGATTGTTTCGGTCCCTACAATGTCAAGGTGGGCCGGCGTACAGAAAAGCGGTGGGGTCTGATTTTCAAGTGCATGACGACGAGCTGTGTACATCTTGACCTACTGGAGAGTATAGACACTGATGCTTTCCTGATGTCCCTCCGCCGCTTCATCGCCCGCCGCGGAAAGCCATTTGAGATCCTGGCTGACAGAGGAACCAACTTCCGAGGTGGAGCTGCAGAGCTGCAAGCCAGTTTTGCTGCTTTAGAAATTCCTCTTCAAGAACAGCTGGCCAGACAGCAAATCGAGTTCCGTTTCAACCCTCCTGGCTCTCCACACTTTGGGGGAACGTGGGAACGAGAGATCAAGTCGATTAAGTCAGCTCTCCAAGTCATCCTTCAGGACCACACCGTCGCTGAACCTGTGCTGCAAACTGTGCTGATTGAAGTGGAAGGAATACTCAATGCTAAACCGCTTGGGTACCTCTCCTCTGATGCTGCGGATCCGGATCCCGTCACACCAAATCTACTGTTGATGGGACGCCGCGATGCATCACTCCCACAAGCTGTCTATGCATCTAGTGACCTTCTCAGCAGAAGAAGATGGCGCCACAGCCAGATCCTGGCGGACCATTTCTGGTCCAACTTTATCCGTCGCCATCTCCCGGACCTACAGAAGCGGTCGAAGTGGCACAAGGACACTGACAATCTGGTTGCTGGCCAGGTGGTGATGGTGGTTGATTCGCAGCTACCCAGAGCTCAGTGGCCCATTGGGAGAGTGGTGAAGACCTGTTCCGGTTCGGATGGACGAGTCAGGGCAGCTGAAGTTAAGATCAAGGGACAGACCTACCTACGGCCAGTCGTGCGCCTTGTGCGGCTGTCAGCCTGGGAGGATGAAGATGACGCCAACTAAGTAGACTTTCTTTGGGATTCAAATTTATTGCTAAATTTGGGGGCGGCTATGTCGGAAAGTCTTTTATTtcctgtcattttattttgaaactatAATGATGTCATATCCTTTCCGAGCGCATCACATCCTCATTCCCGACTCCGCATTCTGTGGGATGGTGGCTCGCGTGTGCGTAACCTAATCGAAAGTAAGTTTCATCTTGCACTAAGATGCAAGTATTGCCATCTGACTTGTTTAGATGTTGTATACTTTCACCTGTTTTCATGTTAAGTATATTATATGTATGGTTTGATACTTTCGTGTGTATTTCTTTAGTTAATAGGTATCACGTGAACATGTCATAAGCCTTGTTAGACTGGAGATTATTTCCTTTACATTATCTCAGCCTTAAGCTGTATTCTCGAGTGCTATATTTCAGTTCTTATGCCCTGTAGTCCCACTGCTAAATCGTGTTTAGCCTCTGTGTCGCTGTCAGACGCACCTAGAGTGAAATTCAGCGCTCCCTGGCCATGCGCCCCTCAGGTGCTGAGCGCATGGGGTGCAGTTGCGCCCCCTTCCACTAGAGGGAAGCGAAGACCACCAAATCCATTTAGTATTCCTACGTTGCCTCATTAACCTTTCGTATGCCTGTATATTAGTTGTTTATGACTCTTTTCAGGTTATTTgaccaaattattatatttcagaaTTCTGATTCCATGTTTATTATTGCATTGGATATTACTGTATACCTTTGTACATGTTTTTTATACTTTTGTacattgtgattattattttattctttgtttcCTTTAtagaccacacacacagacacccacaCATATGCCTATTTGTACACCAATGATTGTACCCAAACTACAATATTAAAGTTTGCTGGAACAATTTCTCCGTGCCCTTCTCTCTGACCGGAGCCCTGTCAAAGGAAACTGCCAGACCAGTATTATCCCATTCAGAGTGTCCCACTCTATCACAACCAGctttaaacaaagcagagctaacGTTACCTAACAAAAGCTGcattatcaggcatataacatacaagtcttccttcagaaatacagtgatataaaaacacctgtgccttgttttgatatttaaacatataaatgtaaggtattattattaaacgtgcagtacgtgctaatgtttattcaacgaagccttttggaaaatcgatcagttttaagattgtggcgagtctccacaaataaatgtatgggacACACATCCCagagcacaaccacctgagcccaacttcagtctactcatcaccttgactttaacggtgtttgtagatggcaccacagccagaccgatatacacaacacagaccggaagttaacttagggccaggcatgtgcgcccgatgaaaccgtctatagggAGCAGCCATACTGTTGTTATGTGTTACAGACATATGGacagggatgtagtggaggctaaacgcacgtaaacACCATTTACCcacctcccaaaattcggaaatagcgtatacccacctccaaagtgcgtttatcc of Carassius gibelio isolate Cgi1373 ecotype wild population from Czech Republic chromosome A2, carGib1.2-hapl.c, whole genome shotgun sequence contains these proteins:
- the LOC128024067 gene encoding uncharacterized protein LOC128024067, with the translated sequence MEPGQPSADPAVRSRPQREIQLPASLANFEVGYTPRVTVLPSTEAEELGAAAPAQDIPIPDPLSLPSVRAESCRSWVSSRRSRPRSRASAASSTKRSIADGLSELQSAMLEEQVKRMELAEVQRQIMEQTLVDEQCTLLDKEARDALYEKEELLREQERQRRRLEEKAEMAYKSKEAITRHQMLRRRQKEKEMELAQAALITSFLKEEGIESPRSCRPLSECEYNLRSSSEVQPLLLHSQDGHGLLHSTPSMHVMPPVSSIVRSPPVSTSLTSVLPAPQVSAYTTTSVLSQPQPTYLTMIPPPAIINPASQSAPRSAVSAVTSCSPPLSVGQYMAPLRQPHMVYSQAQVQYVPPPGTPLQPVLSAANTLSYPYSAMPPSPRQGTAPLDYRTTPGTDLMELLVATSYGLPRPTLPHFTSGKESDFALLKMALDNLLNTHAHLTEQFKYQVLLDHLKLPSAYKLAQAYMYHPKPYTSALQALQDKYGQPRQLVQSELGAILNSPHVRSGDPEAFDNFALSVQGLVGMLRSLEGENGYELRCGSHVDRLLSKLPTSYRDAFVEYSINRGILRTGTDQTYTLEDFSVWLQLKSQAKRISSRAALMFQDQPKPVKGKKKSQGPSSNVFYSTESQAKVAPPDPARSTKSPKGKPSVKPYCPYCDAREHYLSLCPKFKMLTPSEISAWIKDRGCWRCGRNHKPEACTLKKPCQVCKQQHLTVLHEVCSQEAKKVLMVSAAPDTIYVDRPSRPQRVMLKLVKVRLYNAEHTLEGFAILDDGSERTLILPSAAQHLHLAKEPESLPLRTVRHEVIRLQGAAVSFDISPAHSPKQRYHIFHAFTASELSLSEHSYPVKSLMRRYSHLQGLPLPKVDKVQPLLLIGSDFPHLLLPKQPVRAGPPGSPVAVHTALGWTLQGPANLNLIGERTHCYFTMSTNSELQRHVERLWEVDITPYAKAKTVIRSKEDQQALELLEQRTVKAEVDGVTRYATPLLRRKASLTLWAPKHTLLPQLRSTERRLAKDTALANTYCKEIQKLEQLGYAKPLPPDTVDSSTESWYLPHHVVHHNGKARIVYNCSYQHNGQSLNSQLLPGPTLGPTLLGVLLRFREHSVAISGDIKAMFHQVRLLPEDKPLLRFLWRGMKREDEPTVYEWQVLPFGTTCSPCCATYALQRHVKDNSSGYEDILHLVETAFYVDNCLTSVTNADEAKTIINRMRKLLSAGGFDIRQWASNIPTVVEHLPLEAKAASTELWLSQSRQDPEEPALGLRWNCLTDRLGYRHRPVEYSQPTLRNVYKVMATQYDPLGYLIPFTTRAKILIQDLWRVGVGWDELIRPEALLDIWTQWESELIHLPQVEIPRCYVPSVADTGAPRREAHIFCDASERAYGAVAYLRTQENQGEVHIAFVMARSRVSPRKQLSMPRLELCAALAGAQLAKVIMTELSLPSQQVTLWTDAMTVLTWLNSDSCRYKVFVGTRVAEIQELTENSTWRYVRTTDNPADDLTRGKPLLELSQPNRWSQGPPFLLQHPDSWPVLPLIEAQEADEEELRKTLFCGATTCFPTTTLQSDIDNWDSLLKATHESLHGAADDQSSPTMTAADVQTAELHVLRQAQSESFPEEVEALAAGKSISRLSRLLMLAPEYDEAVGLVRVGGRLRRAEDLDPDAMHPIILDPKSYVTKLLIKKYDSELLHPGPERVFAEMRRRYWILRGRESIKHHQHACVECQKWRATPVVPRMADLPPARLRLYKPPFWSTGVDCFGPYNVKVGRRTEKRWGLIFKCMTTSCVHLDLLESIDTDAFLMSLRRFIARRGKPFEILADRGTNFRGGAAELQASFAALEIPLQEQLARQQIEFRFNPPGSPHFGGTWEREIKSIKSALQVILQDHTVAEPVLQTVLIEVEGILNAKPLGYLSSDAADPDPVTPNLLLMGRRDASLPQAVYASSDLLSRRRWRHSQILADHFWSNFIRRHLPDLQKRSKWHKDTDNLVAGQVVMVVDSQLPRAQWPIGRVVKTCSGSDGRVRAAEVKIKGQTYLRPVVRLVRLSAWEDEDDAN